The following proteins are encoded in a genomic region of Candidatus Nitrospira nitrificans:
- a CDS encoding ABC transporter ATP-binding protein, translated as MAIPVLKASALTKRFGDFTAVNEVSFEIRPGEILGLLGPNGAGKTTTIQMLLGLVTPTAGSIHMFGLDLSTHREEILQQVNFSSTYISMPQSLTVEENLWVVARLYGISDVVRRVNDIVKKLEMEEFRGKIARKLSSGQMTRLTLAKAFLTEPRILFLDEPTASLDPDIADKIRSWLKEERRASGLSILYTSHNMREMEEMSDRIIFLQRGRIVTEGTAQEIIDRFGKADLEEVFLKFAREQATS; from the coding sequence ATGGCTATCCCGGTACTGAAAGCGTCAGCCCTGACCAAGCGGTTCGGCGACTTTACGGCGGTCAATGAGGTGTCCTTCGAAATCAGGCCGGGGGAAATTCTCGGACTCTTGGGCCCGAACGGAGCCGGAAAGACCACCACCATTCAGATGCTCCTGGGACTCGTGACCCCGACGGCGGGTTCTATTCACATGTTCGGGCTGGATCTTTCGACGCATCGCGAAGAGATTCTGCAGCAGGTCAACTTTTCGTCCACCTACATCTCCATGCCCCAGTCGCTCACGGTGGAAGAAAATCTATGGGTCGTGGCGCGTCTCTACGGGATTTCCGATGTGGTTCGGCGCGTCAACGACATCGTCAAAAAACTGGAGATGGAAGAGTTTCGCGGCAAGATTGCCCGCAAACTGTCGTCGGGGCAAATGACGAGACTCACCTTGGCGAAGGCATTTCTGACCGAGCCGCGCATCCTGTTTCTTGACGAGCCGACGGCGAGTTTGGATCCCGATATCGCCGACAAGATCAGGTCGTGGCTCAAAGAAGAGCGGCGAGCATCCGGCCTGAGCATCCTCTATACGTCCCATAACATGCGAGAAATGGAAGAAATGTCGGATCGCATCATTTTTCTTCAGCGCGGACGCATCGTGACAGAAGGAACGGCGCAGGAAATTATCGACCGATTTGGAAAGGCGGATCTGGAAGAGGTGTTCTTGAAGTTTGCACGGGAGCAGGCAACATCGTGA
- a CDS encoding cytochrome c3 family protein, translated as MSWKPKATLLLTLVIGAMALVGAAIPLTDHPTFCAGCHTIAPAYESWAKSSHRDVACVECHVRPGVQGWLSDKVVAGVRDTAIYVFGTPTDAHNLKAKVDSGVCLSCHRHILRMSETAPRDLPSPVKEVGLVMNHRRHMEAFSVRGQDEGCTTCHSGVVHDAPIKGYPIVIPRGHVSTDSQAWYPTHPDGSYLRARALSDCFRCHDGKAQHGGKVLDRKCETCHIAEKISGVLLFN; from the coding sequence ATGAGCTGGAAGCCTAAGGCCACGCTGCTGCTGACTCTCGTCATCGGGGCGATGGCTTTGGTCGGAGCCGCGATACCGCTTACCGATCATCCGACGTTCTGCGCCGGATGCCATACGATCGCCCCTGCGTATGAGAGCTGGGCCAAGTCTTCCCATAGGGACGTCGCCTGTGTCGAGTGTCATGTGAGGCCCGGTGTGCAAGGCTGGTTGTCCGATAAGGTCGTAGCGGGAGTCAGGGATACAGCCATCTACGTCTTTGGAACGCCGACCGACGCGCACAATCTCAAGGCCAAGGTGGATTCCGGAGTCTGTCTCAGTTGCCATCGTCATATCCTTCGCATGTCCGAGACAGCGCCGCGGGATCTTCCATCACCGGTGAAGGAGGTGGGGTTGGTCATGAATCATCGTCGCCATATGGAGGCGTTCAGCGTCCGAGGACAGGATGAAGGTTGTACGACCTGTCATTCCGGGGTGGTGCACGATGCCCCCATCAAGGGATATCCCATTGTCATTCCACGCGGACATGTCTCGACCGACAGCCAAGCTTGGTATCCCACTCATCCGGACGGTTCCTATCTTCGCGCGAGGGCGCTCAGTGATTGTTTCCGCTGCCATGATGGGAAGGCACAGCATGGCGGAAAAGTGTTAGACCGGAAATGTGAGACTTGTCATATCGCGGAGAAGATCAGCGGTGTCTTATTGTTCAACTAA
- the mobB gene encoding molybdopterin-guanine dinucleotide biosynthesis protein B: MPVPIVSFIGRSNSGKTTLIERLIPELVKAGYRVATVKHAGHGFDLDTEGKDSWRHKRAGAGSVVVVSKGSLALFADVSEQLKVEEVRDRFLDASYDLIIAEGWKSEGYPKIMIVRDQLGEISYSPDGLLAVVSDKPITLPVPVLHLDDVTGVAALLIKQFPRRRREHELEA; this comes from the coding sequence ATGCCAGTTCCCATCGTCTCATTCATCGGCCGGTCGAACAGCGGCAAAACCACCTTGATCGAACGTCTCATTCCTGAATTGGTCAAGGCCGGGTATCGTGTGGCGACGGTGAAACATGCCGGCCATGGGTTTGATCTTGATACGGAAGGGAAGGACAGCTGGCGTCATAAACGCGCCGGCGCCGGTAGCGTCGTGGTGGTCTCGAAGGGGAGTCTTGCCTTGTTTGCCGACGTATCCGAACAGCTGAAGGTGGAGGAAGTACGGGATCGTTTCTTGGATGCGTCCTACGACCTCATTATCGCCGAAGGGTGGAAAAGTGAAGGATACCCGAAGATCATGATCGTTCGTGATCAGCTCGGTGAAATTTCATACTCTCCCGACGGTCTCCTGGCGGTGGTGTCCGACAAGCCGATCACCCTGCCTGTGCCGGTGCTCCATCTGGACGATGTGACCGGGGTCGCCGCCCTTTTGATCAAGCAGTTCCCTCGCAGACGACGGGAGCATGAGCTGGAAGCCTAA
- a CDS encoding molybdopterin molybdotransferase MoeA, translating to MKAADAMTGLTQLSDAQQIVLDAAPLLGLEKISILDALGRVLGEDIVAERDNPPWDNSAMDGFAVRWDDIKQEHAVQKPVTLSVVEDVPAGTMPSKAVGPGQAIRIMTGAPIPRGADTVLKVEDTEQMPDSVRVFKAEPKGANIRPQGEDVKTGDCIIAKGTRIRPGEVGMLAILAKSFVFVYQRPRVAILSTGDELADLDERFSEEKIINSNSYGIAAAVQEAGGIPFLLGIARDTPAALKEKISQGLSADILVLSGGVSMGDYDFTKVVFRELGAEMNFWKLAIRPGQPLAFGKIQGKLAFGLPGNPVSSMVTFEQLVRPALLKMSGCRTSGRPVVQALFQERFSKRGDRRHFLRGILTREDGVFKVRTTGNQGSGILTSMVKANCLIDVPVDVERLNPGDEVAVQVLSGEGWPTEAEHQHSSAPSLSCC from the coding sequence GTGAAAGCTGCGGATGCGATGACCGGATTGACTCAACTCTCCGATGCGCAACAGATAGTCCTCGATGCTGCGCCGTTGTTGGGTCTTGAAAAAATCTCGATTCTGGACGCCTTGGGTCGCGTCCTCGGTGAAGACATCGTCGCTGAGCGTGATAATCCGCCATGGGACAACTCAGCGATGGATGGGTTTGCCGTCAGATGGGACGATATCAAACAGGAGCACGCCGTTCAGAAACCAGTCACGCTTTCGGTCGTTGAGGACGTTCCCGCCGGGACCATGCCGTCAAAAGCCGTCGGCCCTGGTCAGGCTATCCGGATCATGACCGGAGCCCCGATCCCCAGAGGAGCGGATACCGTGCTGAAGGTCGAAGATACGGAACAGATGCCTGATTCAGTCCGCGTGTTCAAGGCGGAACCCAAAGGAGCCAACATCAGGCCGCAAGGTGAAGACGTCAAGACAGGGGACTGCATCATCGCGAAAGGGACCAGAATTCGTCCCGGCGAGGTCGGGATGTTGGCGATCCTTGCAAAGTCATTCGTATTTGTCTACCAGCGGCCGCGGGTAGCGATCCTTTCGACTGGGGATGAGTTGGCGGACTTGGACGAGCGGTTCAGCGAAGAGAAGATCATCAATTCGAACAGCTACGGCATCGCCGCGGCTGTGCAGGAAGCGGGGGGCATTCCGTTCTTGCTCGGTATCGCCCGCGATACACCGGCGGCGTTGAAAGAAAAAATCTCACAGGGGCTGAGCGCGGATATTCTTGTGTTGTCCGGCGGCGTGTCGATGGGAGATTACGACTTTACGAAGGTTGTCTTTCGTGAGCTCGGCGCCGAGATGAATTTTTGGAAACTCGCCATCCGGCCGGGTCAGCCGTTGGCCTTCGGGAAGATCCAAGGGAAGCTCGCGTTTGGGCTCCCAGGCAATCCGGTCTCGTCGATGGTGACCTTCGAGCAATTGGTGCGGCCTGCGTTGCTCAAAATGAGTGGGTGTCGGACCTCTGGACGGCCGGTGGTTCAGGCCCTCTTCCAAGAACGATTTTCCAAGCGGGGCGATCGCCGACATTTCCTGCGCGGCATTCTCACAAGAGAAGACGGTGTGTTTAAGGTTCGAACGACCGGAAACCAGGGCTCCGGTATTCTCACCTCGATGGTCAAGGCGAATTGCCTCATCGATGTGCCGGTGGACGTTGAGCGGCTCAACCCCGGCGACGAGGTGGCGGTGCAGGTATTGAGCGGTGAGGGATGGCCCACCGAGGCGGAGCATCAGCACTCGAGCGCGCCGAGTCTCTCTTGTTGCTAA
- a CDS encoding Mrp/NBP35 family ATP-binding protein, with the protein MARELNVINTGSGNSDACTYMWACAICDENERCQKDKEGHSRWLVAKRMERIEHKVLIMSNKGGVGKSTCTTNIAVSLALKGWHVGICDMDIHGPNIPKMVGAEGQKLKVSTSGGIIPFQAYNLKIASMSFLLQNSDDPIIWRDAYKYEFINQLLGGVDWQDLNFLLIDLPPGTGNESVTTIDLLGTVSGAVIITTPQEVALLDSRKSVTFCKDSEVPIVGIVENMSGLECPHCHTQIDVFRKGGGEASALDMGVPFLGRIPLDPDVVTQSDAGEPFALFNSDSPTAEAYHQIANQVEAFCKKSTSLLKVGRTTTGLLKGDSQ; encoded by the coding sequence ATGGCACGTGAACTGAACGTCATCAATACCGGAAGCGGAAACAGCGACGCCTGTACGTATATGTGGGCCTGTGCCATCTGCGACGAAAACGAGCGATGCCAAAAGGATAAAGAAGGGCATAGCCGATGGCTGGTCGCCAAGCGGATGGAGCGTATCGAGCACAAAGTGCTCATCATGAGCAATAAGGGCGGGGTGGGGAAAAGCACGTGCACGACCAACATCGCGGTGAGCCTGGCGCTCAAGGGATGGCATGTCGGGATCTGTGACATGGATATTCATGGCCCCAACATTCCCAAAATGGTCGGCGCGGAGGGTCAGAAGCTCAAAGTCAGCACTTCCGGGGGAATTATTCCCTTCCAAGCCTACAATTTGAAGATCGCCTCGATGTCGTTTCTGCTGCAGAACTCGGATGATCCGATTATCTGGCGCGATGCCTATAAGTACGAATTCATCAATCAGCTGCTCGGGGGTGTCGATTGGCAGGATTTGAATTTTCTCCTGATCGATCTGCCGCCGGGAACCGGGAACGAGTCGGTCACGACGATCGATCTGCTCGGTACGGTGAGCGGCGCCGTGATCATCACGACGCCGCAGGAAGTGGCGCTCCTTGATTCCCGGAAGTCGGTCACATTTTGTAAGGACAGCGAGGTGCCGATCGTCGGCATCGTGGAGAACATGAGCGGGCTCGAGTGCCCGCATTGCCATACGCAGATTGATGTATTCAGAAAGGGTGGCGGGGAAGCGTCCGCGCTCGATATGGGTGTCCCATTTTTGGGACGGATTCCGCTCGATCCCGATGTGGTCACTCAGTCCGACGCGGGTGAACCCTTTGCCCTCTTCAACTCCGACTCACCGACGGCGGAAGCGTACCACCAGATCGCCAATCAGGTTGAAGCCTTCTGTAAAAAGAGTACCTCGTTGCTGAAAGTGGGACGGACCACGACAGGATTGCTGAAGGGAGACAGTCAGTGA
- the tatC gene encoding twin-arginine translocase subunit TatC, producing the protein MSEDQSPDRRVDGFRNLRGSVLNKLNRWLQDSVFKPLEDKKMPVMEHLVEFQVRLTRAVIGLAVVFMGTFFYADTLVKWLRVPLQNMFVPSQLTWEPTDLPTVPFVFLAPAEALWQNVKVAGLFAVVLAMPYLLVEIWRFVVPGLHAQERRFVGPFVCVSTLAFYAGVGFSFFFVLPFALNFLISYGVNAGFVPQISIAQYVGFALWFLTVFGLIFEVPLAITLMAKLGWVDAPFLIQYWKWALLGSFVVSAILTPTPDPFNQTLMAGPMFLLYWVGIFGAKVFGKKTSAESQPAGVPTVAMAGVGAGGTVSGMSMPKSSGDDYVGVPGGRHH; encoded by the coding sequence TTGTCGGAAGACCAATCGCCGGATCGTCGGGTCGACGGATTCCGAAACTTGCGAGGCTCGGTGCTGAACAAGCTGAACCGGTGGCTGCAAGACTCGGTCTTCAAGCCGCTGGAAGACAAAAAGATGCCGGTCATGGAGCACCTCGTGGAGTTCCAAGTCCGGCTTACCCGTGCGGTGATCGGCCTGGCGGTCGTGTTCATGGGGACGTTTTTTTATGCCGACACCTTGGTCAAATGGTTGCGAGTCCCGCTCCAGAATATGTTCGTGCCGAGCCAATTGACCTGGGAACCCACCGATTTGCCGACGGTGCCGTTTGTCTTTCTCGCTCCGGCGGAGGCCCTCTGGCAGAACGTCAAGGTCGCGGGACTGTTCGCCGTCGTGCTCGCCATGCCCTATCTCTTGGTCGAGATCTGGCGGTTCGTCGTTCCGGGACTGCATGCTCAGGAGCGGCGGTTTGTCGGGCCGTTCGTGTGTGTGAGCACGTTGGCGTTCTACGCCGGGGTCGGATTTTCCTTTTTCTTCGTGCTTCCGTTCGCCTTGAATTTTTTGATTTCATACGGAGTGAATGCCGGATTCGTGCCGCAGATCTCGATCGCCCAGTATGTCGGGTTTGCCCTGTGGTTCTTGACGGTCTTTGGCCTGATCTTTGAGGTGCCGTTGGCCATCACGCTCATGGCCAAGTTGGGCTGGGTCGATGCGCCGTTCCTGATTCAGTATTGGAAGTGGGCGTTGTTGGGATCGTTTGTCGTCTCCGCGATTCTGACGCCCACACCCGACCCGTTCAATCAGACGCTGATGGCTGGGCCCATGTTTCTTCTCTACTGGGTCGGCATCTTTGGCGCGAAGGTGTTCGGCAAAAAAACATCCGCTGAAAGCCAGCCCGCAGGTGTCCCGACGGTCGCCATGGCCGGGGTAGGGGCCGGGGGAACGGTTTCGGGCATGTCGATGCCGAAATCTTCGGGTGATGACTATGTCGGCGTTCCCGGAGGACGTCATCACTGA